From the Burkholderia ubonensis genome, one window contains:
- a CDS encoding Lrp/AsnC family transcriptional regulator, whose protein sequence is MHAITLDATDCRILAVLQEEGRISNLDLAERISLSPSACLRRMRLLEDQGVIEHYRACLSREKLGFELEAFVQVSMRNEQTQWHERFAEELREWPEVVGAFVVTGESHYLLRVLAHNLKHYSDFVLNRLYKAPGVMDIRSNIVLQTLKDEAGAPVVLARTGAIKAV, encoded by the coding sequence ATGCACGCGATCACGCTCGACGCCACCGACTGCCGGATTCTCGCGGTCCTGCAGGAGGAAGGCAGAATCAGCAACCTCGATCTTGCCGAACGGATTTCCTTGTCGCCATCGGCCTGCCTGCGGCGCATGCGCCTGCTGGAGGACCAGGGCGTGATCGAGCATTACCGCGCGTGCCTGAGCCGGGAGAAGCTCGGCTTCGAGCTGGAGGCGTTCGTGCAGGTGTCGATGCGCAACGAGCAGACGCAGTGGCACGAACGATTCGCCGAGGAACTGCGCGAATGGCCGGAGGTGGTCGGCGCGTTCGTCGTGACGGGCGAGAGCCACTACCTGCTGCGGGTGCTCGCGCACAACCTCAAGCACTATTCGGATTTCGTGCTGAACCGGCTGTACAAGGCGCCGGGCGTGATGGACATCCGTTCCAACATCGTGCTGCAGACGCTGAAGGACGAGGCGGGCGCGCCGGTCGTGCTGGCGCGCACCGGGGCGATCAAAGCTGTGTGA
- the kynB gene encoding arylformamidase — protein sequence MDTLWDISPPVDPATPVWPGDTPVTVERVWRMEAGSPVNVARLTLSPHTGAHTDAPLHYDADGAPIGAVPLDAYLGRCRVIHCIGASPVVMPDDVAAALDGVPPRVLLRTYAHAPAAQWDPDFCAVAPDTIDLLAERGVKLIGIDTPSLDPQESKTMDAHRRIRAHRMAILEGIVLDAVPAGDYELIALPLKLATLDASPVRAVLRALPGRAA from the coding sequence ATGGACACCCTCTGGGACATCTCGCCGCCGGTCGACCCCGCCACCCCCGTGTGGCCGGGCGACACGCCGGTCACCGTCGAACGCGTCTGGCGGATGGAGGCGGGCTCGCCCGTCAACGTCGCGCGCCTGACGCTGTCGCCGCATACCGGCGCGCACACCGACGCGCCGCTCCACTATGACGCCGACGGCGCGCCGATCGGCGCGGTGCCGCTCGACGCCTACCTCGGCCGGTGCCGCGTGATCCACTGCATCGGCGCATCCCCCGTCGTCATGCCGGACGACGTCGCGGCCGCGCTCGACGGCGTACCGCCGCGCGTGCTGCTGCGCACCTATGCGCATGCGCCCGCCGCGCAATGGGACCCGGATTTCTGCGCGGTCGCGCCCGACACCATCGACCTGCTCGCCGAGCGCGGCGTGAAGCTGATCGGCATCGACACGCCGTCGCTCGATCCGCAGGAATCGAAGACGATGGACGCGCATCGCCGCATTCGCGCGCACCGGATGGCGATCCTGGAAGGCATCGTGCTCGACGCCGTGCCGGCCGGCGACTATGAACTGATCGCGCTGCCGCTCAAGCTCGCGACGCTCGACGCGAGCCCCGTGCGCGCCGTGCTGCGCGCGCTGCCCGGCCGCGCCGCCTGA
- the kynU gene encoding kynureninase, with amino-acid sequence MIKTREDALALDRDDPLAPLRGQFALPDGVIYLDGNSLGAQPRASAARAQQVIGAEWGDGLIRSWNTAGWFALPRRLGDKLATLIGGAPDETVVTDTISINLFKLLSAMLRHQAERAPERRVIVSERSNFPTDLYIAQGLIAQLGGGYELRLIDDPADLPDALGDDTAVAMITHVNYRTGYMHDMPAVTQLVHDAGALMLWDLAHSAGAVPVDLNGARADGAVGCTYKYLNGGPGSPAFVWVPKRHHAHFSQPLSGWWGHRAPFAMQPGFAPDPGIARFLCGTQPIVSMSMVECGLDVFLQTDMHAIRRKSLALTDAFVALVEARCEGHSLKLVTPRSHHQRGSQASFEHPHGYEVMQALIARGVIGDYREPHVLRFGFTPLYTRFADVWDAVETLRDILDTGAWKAPEFATRGAVT; translated from the coding sequence ATGATCAAGACCCGTGAAGATGCGCTCGCGCTCGACCGCGACGACCCGCTCGCCCCGCTGCGCGGCCAGTTCGCGCTGCCCGACGGCGTGATTTACCTCGACGGCAACTCGCTCGGCGCGCAGCCGCGCGCGTCGGCCGCCCGCGCGCAGCAGGTGATCGGCGCCGAATGGGGCGACGGCCTGATCCGCAGCTGGAACACCGCCGGCTGGTTCGCGCTGCCGCGCCGCCTCGGCGACAAGCTCGCGACGCTGATCGGCGGCGCACCGGACGAGACCGTCGTCACCGATACGATCTCGATCAACCTGTTCAAGCTGCTGTCCGCGATGCTGCGCCATCAGGCCGAGCGCGCGCCCGAGCGCCGCGTGATCGTGTCGGAGCGCTCGAACTTCCCGACCGACCTGTACATCGCGCAGGGGCTGATCGCGCAGCTCGGCGGCGGCTACGAGCTGCGCCTGATCGACGATCCGGCCGACCTGCCCGACGCGCTCGGCGACGACACCGCGGTCGCGATGATCACGCACGTGAACTATCGCACCGGCTACATGCACGACATGCCGGCCGTCACGCAGCTCGTGCACGACGCGGGCGCGCTGATGCTGTGGGATCTCGCGCATTCGGCGGGCGCGGTGCCGGTCGACCTGAACGGCGCGCGCGCGGACGGCGCGGTCGGCTGCACGTACAAGTACCTGAACGGCGGCCCCGGCTCGCCCGCGTTCGTGTGGGTGCCGAAGCGCCATCACGCGCATTTCTCGCAGCCGCTGTCCGGCTGGTGGGGCCACCGCGCGCCGTTCGCGATGCAGCCCGGGTTCGCGCCCGATCCCGGCATCGCGCGCTTCCTGTGCGGCACGCAGCCGATCGTGTCGATGTCGATGGTCGAATGCGGGCTCGACGTGTTCCTGCAGACCGACATGCACGCGATCCGCCGCAAGTCGCTCGCGCTGACCGACGCGTTCGTCGCGCTCGTCGAGGCGCGCTGCGAGGGTCATTCGCTGAAGCTCGTCACGCCGCGCAGCCATCACCAGCGCGGCTCGCAGGCGAGCTTCGAGCATCCGCACGGCTACGAGGTGATGCAGGCGCTGATCGCGCGCGGCGTGATCGGCGACTATCGCGAGCCGCACGTGCTGCGCTTCGGCTTCACGCCGCTCTATACGCGCTTCGCCGACGTGTGGGACGCCGTCGAGACGCTGCGCGACATCCTCGACACCGGCGCATGGAAAGCGCCCGAGTTCGCCACGCGCGGCGCGGTGACCTGA
- a CDS encoding DUF72 domain-containing protein: protein MGDGSTRRKAPPGRRQHDDSDGTPADGQFDLFGAAPDDARAAPAADDDTRANAGDDVDATPDDGGNPAPTPSPARRAHDVETPPSTGLLWDEPAPQPAPKQGKRRRGVPPAPIAPDVADAAAGLPPNVRLGTSSWYFPGWNGIVYDGDFAQTKLSREGLEAYGAHPLLRSVSLDRSFYGPLSVADYLRYAQQVPDDFRFVVKAPASVTDAVVRGRRGEPSGPNPTFLDATLATNEFVRPCVDGLGQKAGVLVFQFSPLPDRLLADPAALIDRLSAFFAALPPLPPEPDGPRYAIEIRDASLLTPRFIRALATLGVRYCVGLHARMPDPLRQAAALALLDGDAPGPLIVRWSLHGGFKYEQAKAKYEPFDRLVDEDPHTRSALAELAARYALAGQPVIITINNKAEGSAPLSCIALAREIAAACAHLRSEAA, encoded by the coding sequence ATGGGTGACGGCAGCACACGGCGCAAGGCGCCGCCGGGACGGCGGCAACACGACGATTCGGACGGGACGCCCGCCGACGGACAGTTCGACCTGTTCGGCGCGGCGCCCGATGACGCGCGCGCCGCTCCCGCCGCGGACGACGACACCCGTGCGAACGCCGGCGATGACGTTGATGCGACGCCGGACGACGGCGGCAACCCAGCGCCGACGCCATCGCCGGCGCGCCGCGCGCACGACGTAGAAACGCCTCCCTCCACCGGCCTGCTGTGGGACGAACCCGCGCCGCAGCCCGCGCCGAAGCAAGGCAAGCGCCGGCGCGGCGTGCCGCCCGCGCCGATCGCGCCCGACGTGGCGGACGCCGCGGCCGGGTTGCCGCCGAACGTGCGGCTCGGCACGTCGTCGTGGTATTTCCCCGGCTGGAACGGCATCGTCTACGACGGCGACTTCGCGCAGACCAAGCTGTCGCGCGAAGGGCTCGAAGCGTACGGCGCGCATCCGCTGCTCAGGAGCGTGAGCCTCGACCGGTCGTTCTACGGGCCGCTGTCCGTCGCCGACTACCTGCGCTACGCGCAGCAGGTGCCGGACGACTTCCGCTTCGTCGTCAAGGCGCCCGCATCGGTCACCGACGCGGTCGTGCGCGGCCGGCGCGGCGAGCCGTCGGGACCGAACCCGACCTTCCTCGACGCAACGCTCGCGACGAACGAATTCGTGCGGCCGTGCGTCGACGGGCTCGGCCAGAAGGCCGGCGTGCTGGTATTCCAGTTCTCGCCGCTGCCCGATCGCCTGCTCGCCGACCCCGCCGCGCTGATCGACCGGCTGAGCGCGTTCTTCGCGGCGCTGCCGCCGCTGCCGCCCGAGCCGGACGGCCCGCGCTACGCGATCGAGATCCGCGACGCGAGCCTGCTCACGCCGCGCTTCATCCGCGCGCTCGCGACGCTCGGCGTGCGCTACTGCGTCGGCCTGCATGCGCGGATGCCCGACCCGCTGCGGCAGGCGGCCGCGCTCGCGCTGCTCGACGGCGACGCGCCGGGCCCGCTGATCGTGCGCTGGAGCCTGCACGGCGGGTTCAAGTACGAGCAGGCGAAAGCGAAATACGAGCCGTTCGACCGGCTCGTCGACGAGGATCCGCACACGCGCTCGGCGCTCGCCGAGCTGGCCGCGCGCTATGCGCTGGCCGGGCAACCCGTGATCATCACGATCAACAACAAGGCCGAAGGCTCCGCGCCGCTGTCGTGCATCGCGCTCGCGCGCGAGATCGCCGCCGCGTGCGCGCACTTGCGCAGCGAGGCGGCATAG
- a CDS encoding flavin reductase family protein has product MSRATPPNFDAAAFRQALGQFATGVTVITTRAPSGQLIGITASSFNSVSLDPPLVLWSLAHKSASMPVFRSNSHYVVNVLAASQLDLCKRFSTYKGDRFEGIAHAAGNSGMPVLDGAIAWFECHNRSRYDEGDHVIFVGEVERCGVHPDAGATAPLVFHGGGFHGLTQL; this is encoded by the coding sequence ATGAGCCGCGCAACGCCGCCGAATTTCGACGCCGCCGCGTTCCGGCAGGCGCTCGGCCAGTTTGCGACCGGCGTGACCGTGATCACGACGCGCGCGCCGTCCGGGCAGCTGATCGGCATCACCGCGAGCTCGTTCAACTCGGTGTCGCTCGACCCGCCGCTCGTGCTGTGGAGCCTCGCGCACAAGTCGGCGTCGATGCCGGTGTTCCGCAGCAACAGCCACTACGTCGTCAACGTGCTCGCGGCATCGCAGCTCGACCTGTGCAAGCGCTTCTCGACCTACAAGGGCGACCGCTTCGAGGGCATCGCGCACGCGGCCGGCAACTCGGGGATGCCCGTGCTCGACGGCGCGATCGCGTGGTTCGAGTGCCACAACCGCAGCCGCTACGACGAAGGCGACCACGTGATCTTCGTCGGCGAGGTCGAGCGCTGCGGCGTGCATCCGGATGCCGGCGCCACCGCGCCGCTCGTGTTCCACGGCGGCGGCTTCCACGGCCTCACACAGCTTTGA
- the msrA gene encoding peptide-methionine (S)-S-oxide reductase MsrA has translation MVNEMLETATLGGGCFWCTEAVFLDVDGVTAVESGYAGGHTRNPGYRDVCDGDTGHAEVVNVTFDPARIGYREILEIFFATHDPTQLNRQGNDVGTQYRSAVFTHSDAQRDTALDVIRALEREQVFAQPIVTQVVPLDGNYWPAEDYHQNYYAQNPGQGYCAVVIGPKLAKFRQKFAHRLKSSRGA, from the coding sequence ATGGTGAACGAAATGCTTGAAACCGCGACTTTAGGAGGGGGATGCTTCTGGTGCACGGAAGCGGTGTTTCTCGACGTCGACGGCGTGACGGCGGTCGAGTCCGGCTACGCGGGCGGCCACACCCGCAATCCGGGCTACCGCGACGTATGCGACGGCGACACCGGGCACGCGGAGGTCGTCAACGTGACGTTCGACCCGGCGCGCATCGGCTATCGCGAGATCCTCGAGATCTTCTTCGCGACGCACGATCCGACCCAACTGAACCGGCAAGGCAACGACGTCGGCACGCAATACCGGTCGGCCGTGTTTACGCATTCGGACGCGCAGCGCGACACCGCGCTCGACGTGATCCGCGCGCTCGAGCGCGAGCAGGTGTTCGCGCAGCCGATCGTCACGCAGGTCGTGCCGCTCGACGGCAATTACTGGCCGGCCGAGGACTATCACCAGAACTACTATGCGCAGAATCCCGGCCAGGGCTATTGCGCGGTCGTGATCGGGCCGAAGCTCGCGAAGTTCCGCCAGAAGTTCGCGCACCGGCTGAAGTCGTCGCGCGGCGCGTGA
- a CDS encoding SAM-dependent methyltransferase, whose protein sequence is MFWEKKLAQWADEVRAKANIPARLVLWNGDQLDFGTFAAPQVTLKVNSASALPLLLDPSLDNLGEAYVKGKIDIEGKLSDIINISYSLARSTVTNASKLARVKRYFNHTKSTDKKAVQYHYDVSNAFYQLWLDENMVYSCAYFENGDEDLATAQIKKIDHILTKIRLQPGQRLLDIGCGWGALVLRAASKFGAQCLGVTLSQNQFDLATARVKAAGLQDKIEIRLQDYREIDGQFDRITSVGMFEHVGRKNLPLYFKRIHDLLADDGIAMNHGITSTDAESGETALGGGEFIDRYVFPDGELPHISLALEAAQRGGLEAIDVESLRRHYARTLDIWTENFEAKAEEARKLVDDEKFRIWRVYLAGCAYAFEHDDVSIFQIVCRKAGQSAKTLPWSRRYMYEHALPR, encoded by the coding sequence ATGTTCTGGGAAAAGAAGCTGGCACAGTGGGCGGACGAAGTACGGGCGAAGGCGAACATTCCGGCGCGCCTCGTGTTGTGGAACGGCGATCAGCTCGATTTCGGCACGTTCGCCGCGCCGCAGGTCACGCTGAAGGTCAACAGCGCATCGGCGCTGCCGCTCCTGCTCGACCCGAGCCTCGACAACCTCGGCGAGGCGTACGTGAAGGGCAAGATCGACATCGAGGGCAAGCTCTCCGACATCATCAACATCAGCTACTCGCTCGCGCGCAGCACCGTGACGAATGCGAGCAAGCTCGCGCGCGTGAAGCGCTACTTCAATCACACGAAGAGCACCGACAAGAAGGCGGTCCAGTATCACTACGACGTCTCGAACGCGTTCTACCAGCTGTGGCTCGACGAGAACATGGTCTACTCGTGCGCGTACTTCGAGAACGGCGACGAGGATCTCGCCACCGCGCAGATCAAGAAGATCGACCACATCCTCACGAAGATCCGGCTGCAGCCGGGCCAGCGGCTGCTCGACATCGGCTGCGGCTGGGGCGCGCTGGTGCTGCGGGCCGCAAGCAAGTTCGGCGCGCAGTGCCTCGGCGTGACGCTGTCGCAGAACCAGTTCGACCTCGCGACCGCGCGCGTGAAGGCCGCGGGGCTGCAGGACAAAATCGAGATCCGCCTGCAGGACTACCGCGAGATCGACGGCCAGTTCGACCGCATCACGAGCGTCGGGATGTTCGAGCACGTCGGCCGCAAGAACCTGCCGCTCTACTTCAAGCGCATTCATGACCTGCTCGCCGACGACGGCATCGCGATGAACCACGGCATCACGTCGACCGACGCGGAAAGCGGCGAGACGGCGCTCGGCGGCGGCGAGTTCATCGACCGCTACGTGTTCCCGGACGGCGAGCTGCCGCACATCAGCCTCGCGCTCGAAGCGGCGCAGCGCGGCGGGCTCGAGGCGATTGACGTCGAAAGCCTGCGGCGGCACTATGCGCGCACGCTCGACATCTGGACCGAGAACTTCGAGGCGAAGGCCGAGGAAGCCAGGAAGCTCGTCGACGACGAAAAATTCCGCATCTGGCGCGTGTATCTCGCCGGCTGCGCGTATGCGTTCGAGCACGACGACGTGTCGATCTTTCAAATCGTGTGCCGCAAGGCCGGGCAGAGCGCGAAGACGCTGCCGTGGTCGCGGCGCTACATGTACGAACACGCGCTGCCGCGCTAG
- the tcdA gene encoding tRNA cyclic N6-threonylcarbamoyladenosine(37) synthase TcdA has product MSSHDASPITSDLTPSPSSQLDVDRARRFGGIARLYGAPALAAFERAHVAVIGIGGVGSWTAEALARSGVGTLTLVDLDNVAESNTNRQIHALDGNYGKPKVDAMAERIALIDPACRVHRVEDFAEPDNFDALLGGGFDYVIDAIDSVRTKVALIAWCVAKGQPLVTVGGAGGQLDPTRIRIDDLALTIQDPLLSKVRAQLRKQHGFPRGPKARFKVSAVYSDEPLIYPEAAACDLEDGAEPSTAAHVAGLNCAGFGSSVCVTASFGFAAAAHALRAIAARAVAA; this is encoded by the coding sequence ATGTCATCCCACGACGCCTCCCCGATAACCTCTGATCTTACCCCGAGCCCGTCAAGTCAGCTTGACGTGGATCGCGCACGGCGCTTCGGCGGCATTGCGCGGCTGTACGGCGCGCCTGCGCTCGCCGCGTTCGAGCGCGCGCACGTCGCGGTGATCGGCATCGGCGGGGTCGGCTCGTGGACGGCCGAGGCGCTCGCGCGCAGCGGGGTCGGCACGTTGACGCTCGTCGATCTCGACAACGTCGCCGAAAGCAATACGAACCGGCAGATCCACGCGCTCGACGGCAATTACGGCAAGCCGAAGGTCGACGCGATGGCCGAGCGGATCGCGCTGATCGATCCCGCGTGCCGCGTGCACAGGGTCGAGGATTTCGCCGAGCCCGACAATTTCGATGCGCTGCTCGGCGGCGGCTTCGACTATGTGATCGACGCGATCGACAGCGTGCGCACGAAGGTCGCGCTGATCGCGTGGTGCGTCGCGAAAGGGCAGCCGCTCGTCACGGTCGGCGGCGCGGGCGGGCAGCTCGACCCGACCCGCATTCGCATCGACGATCTCGCGCTGACGATCCAGGATCCGCTGCTGTCGAAGGTGCGCGCGCAGCTGCGCAAGCAGCACGGCTTTCCGCGCGGGCCGAAGGCGCGCTTCAAGGTCAGCGCCGTGTATTCGGACGAGCCGCTGATCTATCCGGAAGCCGCCGCCTGCGACCTCGAGGACGGCGCGGAGCCGTCCACGGCCGCGCACGTCGCGGGGCTCAACTGCGCGGGCTTCGGCTCGAGCGTGTGCGTGACCGCGAGCTTCGGCTTCGCGGCGGCCGCGCACGCGCTGCGGGCGATCGCCGCGCGGGCCGTCGCGGCCTGA
- the pdxH gene encoding pyridoxamine 5'-phosphate oxidase: MTTLADLRINYSRASLDEADAAPNPFAQFDRWFKEALDAKLPEPNTMTLATVGENGRPSARIVLIKGVDERGFVFFTNYESRKGRDLAAHPYAALLFYWIELERQVRIEGRIEKTSAEDSDRYFASRPLGSRIGAWASDQSAVIDSRATLEAREKAVSERYGDDPPRPPHWGGYRLVPDSLEFWQGRPSRLHDRLLYTRDDAAPHGWTISRLSP, translated from the coding sequence ATGACGACACTCGCCGATCTCCGCATCAATTACTCGCGTGCTTCGCTCGACGAAGCCGATGCCGCCCCGAACCCCTTCGCGCAGTTCGATCGCTGGTTCAAGGAGGCGCTCGACGCCAAGCTCCCCGAGCCGAACACGATGACGCTCGCCACCGTTGGCGAAAACGGCCGGCCGTCCGCACGGATCGTGCTGATCAAGGGCGTCGACGAACGCGGGTTCGTCTTCTTCACCAATTACGAAAGCCGCAAGGGCCGCGATCTCGCCGCGCATCCGTATGCCGCGCTGCTGTTCTACTGGATCGAGCTCGAGCGCCAGGTGCGCATCGAAGGCCGCATCGAGAAGACCAGCGCCGAGGACAGCGACCGCTATTTCGCGTCGCGCCCGCTCGGCTCGCGCATCGGCGCGTGGGCGTCCGACCAGAGCGCCGTGATCGACAGCCGCGCGACGCTCGAAGCGCGCGAAAAGGCCGTCAGCGAGCGCTACGGCGACGACCCGCCGCGGCCGCCGCACTGGGGCGGCTACCGCCTCGTGCCCGACTCGCTCGAATTCTGGCAGGGCCGCCCGTCGCGGCTGCACGACCGGCTGCTGTATACGCGCGACGACGCCGCGCCGCACGGCTGGACGATTTCGCGCCTGTCGCCGTAA
- a CDS encoding selenium-binding protein SBP56-related protein, whose translation MNMRPDPTFHASPELAMQAPPEAFAYTLLLSPDFSRPDALAVIDVKPGSETYGQVVHTVTMPTTGDEFHHFGWNACSSALSPLTGHAFLQRRYLIIPGLRSSRIYVVDTHPHPTQARIHKIIEPDEVFSKTGYSRPHTVHCGPEGIYVSTLGGAGKDGMDGQPGIFIMDCETFDVVGRWEIDRGTQDKHYDFWWNLPRDYMVSSEWALPPQFENGIVPEELLANRYGHRLHFWDLRARRNVQTIDLGAQHQMALEVRPAHDPVREYGFVGVVIDTTNLEGSIWTWWREDGRFHIEKTATIPAEPAPADQLPPLLKPFGAVPPLVTDIDLSLDDRFLYVSCWGTGEMRQYDVTDPRKPKLAGSVHIGGIVRRTPHPNGKTFAGGPQMVEISRDGKRVYWTNSLYSTWDDQFYPDGVPGAQVMAHAGPDGGLTLADDYWVAFPDGYRAHQIRLEGGDCSTDSFCYPSVRS comes from the coding sequence ATGAACATGCGGCCCGACCCGACCTTTCACGCCTCACCGGAGCTTGCGATGCAGGCGCCGCCCGAGGCGTTCGCCTATACGTTGTTGCTGAGCCCCGATTTTTCCAGACCCGACGCGCTCGCCGTGATCGACGTGAAGCCCGGCTCGGAAACCTACGGCCAGGTCGTGCATACGGTGACGATGCCGACCACCGGCGACGAATTCCATCACTTCGGCTGGAATGCGTGCTCGTCGGCGCTGTCGCCGCTCACCGGCCACGCGTTTCTGCAGCGCCGCTACCTGATCATTCCGGGCCTGCGCTCGTCGCGCATCTACGTCGTGGACACGCATCCGCACCCGACCCAGGCGCGCATCCACAAGATCATCGAACCCGACGAAGTGTTCAGCAAGACCGGCTACTCGCGGCCGCACACGGTCCATTGCGGCCCCGAGGGGATCTACGTCAGCACGCTGGGCGGCGCCGGCAAGGACGGCATGGACGGACAGCCGGGCATCTTCATCATGGACTGCGAGACCTTCGACGTCGTCGGCCGCTGGGAAATCGACCGGGGCACGCAGGACAAGCATTACGACTTCTGGTGGAACCTGCCGCGCGACTACATGGTGTCGAGCGAATGGGCGCTGCCGCCGCAATTCGAGAACGGCATCGTCCCCGAGGAACTGCTGGCGAACCGGTACGGGCACCGGCTGCATTTCTGGGATCTGCGCGCGCGGCGCAACGTGCAGACCATCGACCTCGGCGCGCAGCACCAGATGGCGCTGGAAGTGCGGCCCGCGCACGATCCCGTGCGCGAATACGGCTTCGTCGGCGTCGTGATCGACACGACGAACCTCGAAGGCTCGATCTGGACCTGGTGGCGCGAAGACGGCCGGTTCCACATCGAGAAAACCGCGACGATCCCGGCCGAGCCCGCGCCCGCGGACCAGCTGCCGCCGCTGCTGAAACCGTTCGGCGCGGTGCCGCCGCTCGTGACCGACATCGACCTGTCGCTCGACGACCGCTTCCTCTACGTGTCCTGCTGGGGCACCGGCGAGATGCGCCAGTACGACGTCACCGACCCGCGCAAGCCGAAGCTCGCGGGATCGGTGCATATCGGCGGCATCGTGCGGCGCACGCCGCATCCGAACGGCAAGACGTTCGCGGGCGGCCCGCAGATGGTCGAGATCAGCCGCGACGGCAAGCGGGTCTACTGGACCAACTCGCTCTATTCGACGTGGGACGACCAGTTCTACCCCGACGGCGTGCCCGGCGCGCAGGTGATGGCGCACGCCGGCCCCGACGGCGGCCTGACGCTCGCCGACGACTACTGGGTGGCGTTTCCGGACGGCTACCGCGCGCACCAGATCCGGCTCGAAGGCGGCGACTGCTCGACCGATTCGTTTTGCTATCCGTCGGTCCGATCTTGA
- the trxA gene encoding thioredoxin yields MDTTLATFEKDVIEASLDTPVLVDFWAPWCGPCKTLGPLLEKLESDYEGRWKLVKVNVDENQELAAHFQTRSIPHVIAFADGRPVDQFVGVLPEGQLRAFLDRLLPAPEEAERRAAQLAAAEARFDDARAHLEAALALNPGFDDARLDLIELLLAANHVDAARAETERLSPQTVQNNGDPRLQAIQTRFDALAATADLPPTDALEARIAANPADLDARFDLAQSLIARRAYEGALAQLLEIVVRDRAYGDDLGRKTMISVFELAGDRPDLVAAWRRKLSMALN; encoded by the coding sequence ATGGACACCACGCTTGCCACTTTCGAGAAAGACGTCATCGAGGCGTCGCTGGACACGCCCGTGCTGGTCGATTTCTGGGCGCCGTGGTGCGGCCCCTGCAAGACGCTCGGCCCGTTGCTGGAAAAGCTCGAAAGCGACTACGAGGGGCGCTGGAAGCTCGTGAAGGTCAACGTCGACGAGAACCAGGAACTCGCCGCGCACTTCCAGACGCGCAGCATTCCGCACGTGATCGCGTTCGCCGACGGGCGCCCGGTCGACCAGTTCGTCGGCGTGCTGCCCGAAGGGCAGCTGCGCGCGTTCCTCGACCGGCTGCTGCCGGCGCCCGAGGAAGCCGAGCGCCGCGCCGCGCAGCTCGCGGCAGCGGAAGCGCGCTTCGACGACGCGCGCGCCCACCTCGAAGCCGCGCTCGCGCTGAACCCCGGCTTCGACGACGCGCGGCTCGACCTGATCGAGCTGCTGCTCGCGGCCAACCACGTCGATGCGGCGCGCGCGGAAACCGAGCGCCTGTCGCCGCAGACCGTGCAGAACAACGGCGATCCGCGCCTGCAGGCGATCCAGACTCGTTTCGACGCACTCGCCGCGACCGCCGACCTGCCGCCCACCGACGCGCTCGAGGCGCGCATCGCCGCGAATCCGGCCGACCTCGACGCGCGCTTCGATCTCGCGCAGAGCCTGATCGCGCGGCGCGCATACGAAGGTGCGCTGGCGCAGTTGCTGGAAATCGTCGTGCGCGACCGCGCGTACGGCGACGACCTCGGCCGCAAGACGATGATCTCGGTGTTCGAGCTGGCGGGCGACCGCCCGGACCTCGTTGCCGCATGGCGGCGCAAGCTGAGCATGGCGCTCAACTGA